One part of the Bradyrhizobium sp. CB1650 genome encodes these proteins:
- a CDS encoding BadF/BadG/BcrA/BcrD ATPase family protein: protein MGMKGTTYLGIDGGGTRCRARIEDENGRVLGEASSGPATTRIGLEKAWRSIMEATEAAAAQAGLMREDLARMHAGIGLAGLGRRGAEAALKQIAHPFASVIFVGDGLAACLGAHSGADGAIVVAGTGSVGVGLIDGREIRLAGYGFPVSDEGSGADIGLQVVRLALRAADRRGELTPLLSEVLGAFDHDPYQAVAWSEEAKATDYAAFAPIVMRHANQGDPVGRRIVERAADAIGDLLDLFLARGIDRLSLVGGLADAITPWLTPDLRVRLRRPDADAAAGALLVARGRLHLPKLDLPKRETDHEQTSKSPG from the coding sequence ATGGGAATGAAAGGTACCACGTATCTCGGCATTGATGGCGGCGGAACCCGCTGCCGCGCCCGGATCGAGGACGAAAACGGCAGGGTGCTCGGTGAAGCGAGCTCGGGGCCCGCCACGACGCGGATTGGCTTGGAGAAGGCCTGGCGGTCGATCATGGAGGCCACTGAAGCGGCAGCCGCACAAGCCGGACTGATGCGCGAGGATCTCGCGCGCATGCATGCCGGAATTGGGCTTGCCGGTCTTGGCCGGCGGGGCGCGGAAGCGGCGCTCAAGCAGATCGCGCATCCCTTTGCGTCCGTCATCTTCGTCGGCGACGGCCTGGCGGCCTGTCTCGGCGCCCATAGCGGCGCGGACGGGGCCATCGTGGTCGCCGGCACAGGCTCGGTGGGTGTCGGTCTGATCGACGGCCGTGAAATCCGTCTCGCCGGCTACGGCTTTCCCGTATCGGACGAAGGCAGCGGCGCCGACATCGGCCTGCAGGTTGTTCGACTGGCGCTGCGGGCCGCGGATCGCCGCGGCGAGCTGACCCCGTTGCTTTCAGAGGTGCTGGGCGCATTCGATCATGATCCTTATCAGGCGGTGGCCTGGTCCGAGGAAGCCAAGGCCACTGACTACGCGGCGTTCGCGCCAATCGTGATGCGGCACGCCAATCAGGGCGATCCGGTCGGCCGTCGCATCGTCGAACGCGCAGCCGATGCCATTGGCGATCTGCTCGATCTGTTCCTGGCGAGAGGAATTGACCGGCTCTCGCTGGTGGGCGGGCTCGCGGATGCCATTACGCCCTGGCTGACGCCTGATCTGCGCGTTCGCCTGAGGCGTCCTGATGCCGATGCAGCGGCCGGCGCATTACTTGTGGCGCGAGGGCGGCTTCACCTGCCCAAGCTTGACTTGCCCAAGAGAGAAACTGACCATGAACAGACTTCAAAGTCCCCCGGTTGA
- a CDS encoding N-acetylmuramic acid 6-phosphate etherase, which translates to MATEEVDPRFADLDAWPLTSAMEAMWEGQLSAVAAIGQALPAITAATEAAKVALGDRGRIVYVGAGTSGRVAVQDGAELTPTFAWPRERVRFIVAGGDSAFVTSIEGAEDDIDDAVAQIDAARLTPHDVVIAVAASGTTPFTVAALQQAGSFGAVTIGIANNPGTALLASAKFPILIETGRELIAGSTRMKAGTAQKVVLNLISSGIMLRLGRVYRGMMVNMPPTNAKLKRRAEAMVAQIAHCDPSHAARALEQAEGDIKTAVLLALGVDKVDAKTVLKNCDGNLRRVFAELARNRDLHHDRHPKGAAARNRGGAVEP; encoded by the coding sequence ATGGCCACCGAAGAAGTCGATCCCCGCTTTGCCGATCTTGATGCATGGCCGCTCACGTCGGCGATGGAAGCCATGTGGGAGGGTCAGCTTTCGGCAGTTGCCGCGATCGGCCAGGCCCTTCCCGCGATCACTGCGGCGACGGAAGCGGCCAAGGTGGCACTGGGCGATCGCGGACGCATTGTCTATGTCGGCGCCGGCACCTCGGGCCGCGTGGCAGTCCAGGACGGCGCCGAACTGACACCCACCTTCGCCTGGCCGCGCGAGCGCGTCCGCTTCATCGTCGCCGGCGGAGACAGCGCGTTCGTCACCAGCATCGAGGGCGCGGAGGACGACATCGACGATGCGGTCGCGCAGATCGATGCCGCGCGGCTCACGCCGCATGACGTGGTGATTGCGGTAGCCGCCAGCGGGACAACGCCCTTCACGGTCGCGGCGCTGCAGCAGGCAGGCTCTTTCGGTGCAGTGACGATCGGTATCGCCAACAATCCCGGCACGGCACTTTTGGCATCGGCAAAGTTTCCTATTCTGATCGAAACCGGGCGCGAGCTGATCGCTGGCTCGACGCGGATGAAGGCGGGCACCGCGCAGAAGGTCGTGCTCAACCTGATCTCCTCAGGGATCATGCTGCGGCTTGGCCGGGTGTATCGCGGCATGATGGTGAACATGCCGCCGACCAATGCCAAGCTGAAGCGGCGCGCCGAAGCCATGGTGGCGCAAATCGCGCATTGCGATCCGTCGCACGCGGCACGCGCCCTCGAGCAGGCCGAGGGAGATATCAAGACGGCGGTCCTTCTGGCGCTGGGTGTCGATAAGGTCGATGCCAAGACAGTTCTGAAAAACTGTGACGGCAACCTTCGGCGCGTGTTTGCCGAGCTCGCCAGGAATCGTGACTTGCATCATGACCGGCATCCAAAGGGAGCGGCGGCGCGCAATCGAGGCGGAGCGGTCGAGCCGTGA
- a CDS encoding SIS domain-containing protein has product MASEIGESADVVANIVRNRPATRDIAQRIGIGSAPLCVVCGRGSSGHAGVFLRYLIETRLRLPVSASAPSVITAFRTPLMLRHALFIVISQSGRSPDLVAATRSARAAGARTIAIVNATSSPVADEAEFVVPIEAGQEHSVAATKTVIGSMAAGAGLVAELAEDRALRSALDRLPGRLHRALALDWSEITADLAKASAVFVAARGLGLGSAREIALKLSEILRLPSIGLSAAELQHGPRAALSSRTPVVMMRLMDETASTVDALAEELREQKIALHLCGGPHGSLPWLAEDDPATDPITMLVPAYRMIEQTARACGFDPDRPPRLSKITETF; this is encoded by the coding sequence ATGGCCAGCGAAATCGGGGAAAGCGCGGATGTCGTCGCCAACATCGTTCGTAACCGCCCCGCCACGCGTGACATCGCACAGCGAATTGGGATCGGCTCCGCCCCCCTGTGCGTCGTCTGCGGCCGGGGAAGCTCCGGCCATGCCGGGGTTTTCTTGAGATACCTCATCGAGACACGGCTGCGCCTTCCCGTGTCGGCCAGCGCTCCTTCGGTGATCACGGCATTCCGCACGCCCTTGATGCTGCGCCATGCGCTCTTCATCGTGATCTCGCAATCGGGGCGCAGCCCGGATCTCGTCGCGGCGACCAGGTCGGCCCGCGCCGCGGGCGCCCGCACCATCGCCATCGTCAATGCAACCTCGTCACCGGTGGCTGATGAAGCGGAGTTCGTCGTTCCGATCGAAGCCGGACAAGAGCACTCGGTCGCGGCGACCAAGACCGTGATCGGCTCGATGGCCGCGGGCGCCGGACTTGTTGCCGAGCTGGCGGAAGACCGTGCGTTGCGGTCGGCCCTCGACAGGCTGCCCGGGCGCCTCCACCGCGCGCTGGCGCTCGACTGGTCCGAGATCACCGCTGATCTCGCCAAGGCATCGGCCGTGTTTGTGGCGGCTCGGGGCCTGGGCCTCGGCTCGGCGCGGGAAATCGCACTCAAACTTTCGGAAATCCTGCGCCTGCCCTCCATTGGCCTGAGCGCCGCCGAGCTGCAGCATGGGCCGCGCGCCGCGCTATCGTCGCGCACGCCGGTTGTCATGATGCGCCTCATGGACGAGACGGCGTCTACGGTGGACGCGCTGGCAGAAGAATTGCGCGAGCAAAAGATCGCGCTGCATCTATGTGGCGGACCACATGGTTCGCTGCCGTGGCTGGCCGAGGATGACCCCGCTACCGACCCGATCACCATGCTCGTTCCAGCCTATCGGATGATCGAGCAGACGGCGCGCGCCTGCGGATTTGACCCCGACCGTCCGCCTCGTCTGAGCAAGATTACCGAGACGTTCTAA
- a CDS encoding HlyD family type I secretion periplasmic adaptor subunit: MPPVLTTGQSEEAAPRETRAPNPNAHGPQGAALVLELQRLCRAFDDQIRKHRSGSHGRRPSSDTSPRSSRAGKSKRRRKSRLGRVIDFCLVQFGLKSPAAERGVEQDEIPIAPRQTGNVLVSHPLPMDLTKPAPAIEMPQVQLSPSLTPAKTVERLLRIGGTSLVAATSFLLGRNAHGGAIDAADVSLLTRAGRSYENELRTGLRILLVVTLLGGGWLVLVPLAGAVVVPGNLVVQSNVKSIQHPTGGVIAEIKVADGARVAAGDLLLRLDATQVQASLQIVSKQLDEVRARIARLSAERDGLAQVDFPAALTARAGEAGVRGLLNSEASLFKARAEGRASQKDLLQSKIAQLSQETSGLEAQVASKAKQLELIAGELTGVQDLYDKRLVPLARLTTLQRETARIEGERGQLISSIAETKAKVDENRLQIARLDQDFRTDVVKELGENQGKEAELTQRAVSAQDQLDRIELRAPTSGTIHQLSVHTIGGVVRPGDVIMQLVPDADDLLVEAKLQPHDIDQVRPGQQAFVRFSSFNQRTTPQLAGTVSLVSADISHDTQTNASFYSVRVVLPDDERRRLGGLQLVPGMPAEVFMQTGSRTMMSYLLKPITEQFNRAFVER, translated from the coding sequence ATGCCGCCCGTACTCACGACAGGACAATCCGAAGAGGCTGCCCCGCGCGAGACCCGCGCGCCGAATCCGAACGCACACGGTCCACAGGGCGCCGCCCTGGTTCTCGAGCTGCAGCGTCTGTGCCGCGCCTTTGACGACCAGATCCGCAAACATCGGTCCGGTTCGCATGGACGACGCCCGTCGTCCGACACGTCTCCGCGATCCTCCCGTGCGGGCAAGAGCAAGCGCAGGAGAAAGAGCAGGCTGGGACGCGTCATCGACTTCTGTCTGGTACAGTTCGGATTGAAGTCTCCGGCCGCCGAGCGAGGCGTCGAGCAGGATGAGATTCCGATCGCGCCGCGCCAAACAGGCAACGTCCTTGTGTCTCACCCGTTGCCGATGGATCTGACGAAGCCCGCGCCGGCGATCGAAATGCCACAAGTGCAGCTTTCGCCTTCGCTGACGCCCGCGAAGACGGTCGAACGCCTGCTGCGCATTGGCGGCACGAGCCTGGTCGCGGCAACGTCATTCTTGCTCGGGCGCAATGCTCATGGCGGCGCGATTGATGCCGCCGACGTCAGCCTGCTGACGCGCGCCGGTCGCTCGTATGAGAACGAGTTGCGGACCGGCCTTCGGATTCTGCTCGTCGTCACCCTTCTCGGCGGCGGCTGGCTTGTGCTGGTTCCGCTCGCCGGCGCCGTCGTTGTGCCGGGAAATCTCGTCGTGCAGTCGAACGTGAAATCGATTCAGCATCCGACCGGCGGTGTGATTGCGGAAATCAAGGTTGCGGACGGCGCGCGGGTCGCTGCAGGCGATCTCTTGCTGCGGCTTGACGCCACCCAGGTGCAGGCCAGCCTTCAGATCGTGAGCAAGCAGCTCGACGAGGTCCGCGCCCGAATTGCGCGGCTCAGCGCCGAGCGCGACGGCCTCGCCCAGGTTGACTTTCCGGCCGCATTGACGGCGCGTGCGGGTGAGGCGGGCGTCCGTGGCCTGCTGAACTCGGAGGCCTCGTTGTTCAAGGCCCGCGCGGAAGGGCGTGCGAGCCAGAAGGACCTCTTGCAAAGCAAGATCGCGCAGCTCAGCCAGGAAACATCGGGACTGGAGGCCCAGGTCGCTTCCAAGGCGAAGCAGCTCGAGCTGATCGCCGGCGAACTCACGGGGGTGCAGGATCTCTACGACAAGCGACTGGTGCCCCTGGCGCGCCTGACAACGTTGCAGCGCGAGACCGCCCGGATCGAAGGCGAGCGCGGACAATTGATATCATCGATCGCCGAGACAAAGGCGAAGGTCGATGAGAATCGGCTCCAGATCGCCCGGCTCGATCAGGACTTCCGCACCGACGTGGTCAAGGAGCTCGGCGAGAACCAGGGCAAGGAAGCCGAACTCACCCAGCGCGCGGTCTCCGCCCAGGATCAACTCGATCGCATCGAGCTGCGCGCGCCGACGTCGGGCACGATCCACCAGCTTTCGGTCCATACGATCGGCGGTGTGGTCCGTCCTGGCGACGTCATCATGCAGCTCGTCCCCGACGCCGACGACCTGCTTGTCGAAGCCAAGCTGCAGCCGCACGACATCGACCAGGTTCGCCCGGGGCAGCAAGCGTTCGTCCGCTTCTCATCGTTCAATCAGCGGACGACGCCGCAGCTCGCCGGCACGGTATCGCTGGTATCGGCCGACATCAGTCACGATACTCAGACCAATGCGTCCTTCTACTCGGTCCGGGTCGTGCTGCCCGACGACGAGCGTCGCCGGCTCGGCGGCCTGCAGCTCGTCCCGGGTATGCCCGCCGAAGTCTTCATGCAGACCGGCAGCCGCACAATGATGAGCTACCTGCTCAAGCCCATCACCGAGCAATTCAATCGGGCCTTTGTCGAGCGATAG
- a CDS encoding type I secretion system permease/ATPase, with the protein MVGIAGFSGVVNVLMLSGSLYMLQVYDRVIPSRNLATLLGLSLMVLFAYLVQGYFEALRSRMLCRVATLFDVSLQESIHTALATLPLRGASPMLLQQPLRDLDQVRSFMSGMGPTAFLDMPWIPIFLIGLFLFHPAIGGTAVVGMIAIIAMTLLTERLSRGATKVAMDLSARRQVLADATQRNAEVIQALGMTDRFTARWSQTNERYLRENIRATDIYANLSSGAKLLRYALQSGMLGIGAYLVVIDKASGGIMIASSIMMGRALAPVELALGTWKQLLAARQSIVRLRDICKLTAKPPAPPVALPRPRRELVVENLSVAAPGMNKPIVSDISFSLKAGMGLALLGASASGKTSLSKALVGIWPATQGVVRLDGAAIDQWGSTELGRHVGYLPQDVSLLDGTVAENICRFDDKTTSEAILKAARIAGVHDMILRLPQGYATRIGQGGMSLSAGQRQRIGLARAVYGDPFLVVLDEPNANLDTDGENSLGGAIHALRRNGSIVIVISHRPSALAVLDMAMVLFEGKTIAFGTCEEIFARIEAGAGKSGAPIHPAAAKTVRAMRRAAIAENA; encoded by the coding sequence ATGGTGGGCATCGCCGGATTCAGCGGCGTCGTCAACGTCCTGATGCTGTCGGGCTCGCTCTACATGCTGCAGGTCTATGACCGGGTGATCCCGAGCCGCAATCTCGCGACCCTGCTCGGCCTCTCGCTGATGGTGCTGTTCGCCTACCTGGTCCAGGGCTATTTCGAGGCATTGCGCTCGCGCATGCTGTGCCGGGTGGCTACGCTGTTCGACGTCAGCCTGCAGGAATCCATTCATACCGCGCTGGCCACGCTGCCGCTTCGCGGCGCAAGCCCGATGCTGCTGCAGCAGCCGTTGCGCGATCTCGATCAGGTGCGCAGCTTCATGTCCGGAATGGGACCGACGGCGTTTTTGGACATGCCGTGGATTCCCATCTTCTTGATCGGACTGTTCCTGTTCCATCCTGCGATCGGCGGCACAGCGGTGGTGGGAATGATCGCGATCATCGCGATGACTCTTTTGACCGAGCGGCTCTCCCGCGGCGCGACCAAGGTCGCGATGGACCTGAGCGCGCGCAGGCAAGTGCTGGCCGATGCCACTCAGCGCAACGCCGAGGTCATCCAGGCGCTCGGCATGACCGATCGATTCACGGCGCGTTGGTCCCAGACCAACGAGCGATACTTGCGCGAAAACATCCGCGCCACCGACATCTATGCCAATCTCAGTTCGGGCGCGAAGCTCCTGCGTTACGCGCTGCAATCGGGCATGCTCGGGATCGGCGCCTATCTCGTGGTGATCGACAAGGCCTCAGGCGGCATCATGATCGCCTCGTCGATCATGATGGGACGCGCGCTGGCGCCGGTCGAGCTTGCGCTCGGCACCTGGAAGCAACTTCTTGCCGCGCGCCAGAGCATCGTGCGGCTGCGTGACATCTGCAAGCTGACGGCAAAGCCGCCGGCTCCACCGGTCGCGCTGCCGCGCCCCCGCCGCGAGCTCGTGGTGGAGAATCTTTCTGTGGCAGCCCCGGGCATGAACAAGCCCATCGTGTCCGATATCTCGTTCTCGCTGAAGGCCGGCATGGGACTGGCGCTGCTCGGCGCCAGTGCATCCGGCAAAACCTCGCTCTCGAAGGCGCTGGTCGGAATCTGGCCGGCTACGCAGGGTGTCGTGCGGCTCGACGGAGCGGCGATCGACCAATGGGGCAGCACGGAATTGGGGCGCCATGTCGGCTACCTGCCACAGGACGTGTCGCTACTGGACGGCACGGTGGCCGAGAATATCTGCCGGTTCGACGACAAGACGACCTCGGAGGCGATCCTGAAGGCCGCGCGGATCGCCGGCGTGCATGACATGATCCTGCGTCTGCCGCAGGGATACGCGACACGCATTGGTCAGGGCGGCATGTCGCTGTCCGCAGGCCAGCGCCAGCGGATCGGCCTTGCGCGCGCGGTCTACGGCGACCCGTTCCTGGTCGTACTCGATGAGCCCAATGCGAACCTCGACACCGACGGCGAGAATTCGCTGGGTGGTGCCATTCACGCCCTGCGGCGCAACGGCAGCATCGTGATCGTCATATCGCATCGTCCAAGCGCGCTTGCCGTGCTGGACATGGCGATGGTGCTGTTCGAGGGGAAGACGATCGCGTTCGGGACGTGCGAGGAGATCTTTGCACGGATCGAGGCGGGAGCTGGCAAGTCCGGAGCTCCGATCCATCCGGCCGCCGCAAAGACCGTTCGCGCGATGCGTCGCGCCGCGATTGCCGAGAACGCCTGA
- a CDS encoding endo alpha-1,4 polygalactosaminidase: MTVTADYVLQGVDPAKIAAAPFDVQVVETTNDSGVAFTAAQVSQMKSGGSQVLGYFSLGEAENYRDYFSTLPKSIIGPQDPDWPGDYQVAYWTPEWKAVAEKAIDQMISAGYNGIYFDVVDEFYSSWAKSHDPNAEQDMVDLVVSLKQYAVSKDPSFKVWVNGAEELLDHTNYVNAIDGMFKEEVYYTDSGQKMSASEVQYTVQNLEKAVAAGKPVVDIEYVSDATKIADVHSQATRDGFGSYVGHLDLNGIDYDGVLPGQTVHPIDGSTGGTTGGTTGGTTGGTTGGTTGGTAGGTTGGDTGGTTGGTAGGTTGGDTGGTTGGTTGGTTGGTTGGTTGGTTGGTTGGTTGGTTGGTTGGTTGGTDGWHTGNHNHWHSASNDTTTSVPDTSHHTHDWHQSFSNFWHHG, from the coding sequence ATGACGGTTACTGCAGATTACGTGCTGCAAGGGGTGGATCCCGCGAAGATCGCAGCAGCGCCTTTCGACGTTCAGGTCGTCGAAACAACGAATGATTCCGGCGTGGCCTTTACGGCGGCCCAGGTTTCGCAGATGAAGAGCGGCGGCAGTCAGGTGCTCGGCTATTTCAGTCTTGGAGAGGCCGAGAACTACCGCGACTATTTCAGCACGCTCCCGAAGTCGATCATCGGTCCTCAGGACCCGGACTGGCCGGGCGATTACCAGGTCGCCTACTGGACACCGGAATGGAAGGCCGTTGCGGAGAAGGCCATCGATCAGATGATCTCCGCTGGTTACAACGGCATTTATTTTGACGTGGTCGACGAATTCTACTCCTCGTGGGCTAAGAGCCACGATCCGAATGCCGAACAGGACATGGTCGACCTCGTCGTGTCGCTCAAGCAGTACGCGGTGTCGAAGGATCCGAGCTTCAAGGTGTGGGTCAACGGCGCCGAAGAGTTGCTCGACCACACCAACTACGTGAACGCCATCGACGGTATGTTCAAGGAGGAGGTGTACTACACCGACAGCGGCCAGAAGATGTCTGCCTCGGAGGTGCAGTACACAGTCCAAAACCTCGAAAAGGCTGTCGCCGCCGGCAAGCCGGTTGTGGACATCGAATATGTGAGCGACGCGACCAAGATCGCGGATGTGCATTCACAGGCCACGCGTGACGGGTTCGGGTCCTATGTCGGACATCTCGATCTCAATGGGATCGACTATGATGGTGTCCTTCCAGGTCAGACCGTACATCCTATCGACGGCTCAACTGGTGGCACCACCGGCGGCACCACAGGTGGTACGACTGGCGGCACGACCGGTGGTACGACTGGCGGCACCGCCGGCGGCACGACTGGTGGTGACACCGGCGGTACGACCGGAGGCACCGCCGGCGGCACGACTGGTGGTGACACCGGCGGTACGACCGGAGGCACCACCGGCGGCACGACTGGTGGCACCACAGGCGGCACGACCGGAGGCACCACTGGCGGCACCACAGGTGGCACGACCGGCGGCACCACGGGCGGCACGACCGGGGGTACCACCGGCGGTACCGACGGCTGGCACACGGGAAATCACAACCACTGGCATTCCGCGTCCAACGACACGACGACGAGTGTGCCGGATACCTCCCATCACACTCACGACTGGCATCAGTCGTTCTCGAACTTCTGGCACCACGGCTAG
- a CDS encoding adenylate/guanylate cyclase domain-containing protein translates to MKAPPDIETVATHSDRDVVQWLTNGTRDERFLDNIFAEMCIRLQRSGIPVKRATLHILIHHPQWLGARMMWSDGMREAEIARVDYDVRERSEYIGSSANEILDGAAEVRENLERDPSLGRQHALYDEMRAKGLTDYVAWPLYHTLGKRHIVTFATDRPGGFDDAHIAGLKRLLPVLALVSEIRVKNRLARTLLETYVGSHAGELILAGATRRGSGTTVRAAIMICDLRDFTRISDSWPRDDVIDLLNDYFDAMSEPIARHGGEILKFIGDGMLAIFPLSEPQACANLLHAVTEARQAMVALNERNRGIGRAPMNYGIGVHVGDVMYGNIGSRTRLDFTVIGPAVNMASRLEALTKQLGKTVLLSRAFADLVKGNFELERVGEHEVRGFSEPIELFAYNG, encoded by the coding sequence ATGAAAGCGCCGCCAGACATCGAAACCGTCGCCACGCATTCCGACAGAGACGTCGTGCAGTGGCTGACTAACGGAACGCGCGACGAGCGCTTCCTCGATAACATCTTTGCCGAGATGTGTATCCGGCTCCAGCGCTCGGGGATTCCCGTCAAGCGGGCAACGCTTCACATCCTGATCCATCATCCGCAATGGCTTGGCGCCCGGATGATGTGGTCCGACGGGATGCGCGAGGCGGAGATCGCGAGGGTGGATTACGACGTTCGGGAGCGATCCGAATACATCGGCAGCTCCGCCAACGAGATTCTCGACGGTGCGGCCGAGGTGCGCGAAAACCTCGAACGGGATCCGTCACTCGGCCGCCAGCACGCACTCTACGATGAGATGCGGGCCAAAGGGCTGACTGACTACGTGGCCTGGCCGCTCTACCACACGCTCGGCAAGCGCCACATCGTGACCTTCGCGACCGACCGTCCCGGCGGCTTTGATGATGCGCATATCGCCGGCCTGAAGCGGCTGTTGCCGGTCCTGGCGCTGGTCAGCGAAATCCGCGTCAAGAACCGGTTGGCGCGTACCCTGTTGGAGACCTATGTCGGGTCCCACGCCGGCGAGCTCATCCTGGCCGGCGCCACCAGGCGCGGCAGCGGGACGACGGTGCGCGCCGCGATCATGATCTGCGACTTGCGCGATTTCACGCGGATCTCGGATAGCTGGCCGCGCGACGACGTCATCGATCTCCTGAACGACTACTTCGACGCGATGTCGGAGCCGATTGCGCGGCATGGCGGCGAGATCCTGAAATTCATCGGCGACGGTATGCTCGCGATTTTTCCGCTCAGCGAACCCCAGGCTTGCGCGAACTTGCTGCATGCCGTGACCGAGGCACGTCAGGCCATGGTTGCGCTGAACGAGAGGAACCGCGGCATCGGCCGTGCGCCGATGAACTACGGCATCGGCGTCCACGTCGGCGACGTCATGTACGGCAATATCGGCTCCCGCACCCGGCTCGACTTCACCGTGATCGGTCCGGCCGTCAACATGGCTTCGCGGCTCGAAGCCCTCACCAAGCAATTGGGCAAGACGGTACTGCTGTCGCGCGCCTTCGCCGACCTCGTGAAAGGCAATTTCGAGCTTGAGCGCGTCGGCGAACACGAGGTGCGCGGCTTCAGTGAGCCGATCGAGCTGTTTGCGTATAACGGCTGA
- a CDS encoding ABC transporter substrate-binding protein: protein MRHVAKPVGIAIAAAIWAGAACAQTTVYIPDVVELSGPGAVSGTNWRDGVALAVDEINAAGGIFGRKIQTEHLDTQSNPGVSRAQVQKVLDRDPYVVLGPIYSGSVKVNMALTQAAEIPQIVGAEAADITTQGNPWVFRTAFGQQFSMPKIANYLHDKLRVKSVAVVWVNNDFGKGGRDNFVKEMKARSIEIAADISTEQGQVDFGSDVIKLKNAKADAVFVYTNEEESARFLIEAKRQGLSTPLFGETTLLSQKVVELAGPAANGVRGHVGLSADAPVPAIQEFARKFSARYKYWPDHNGIKGYTAVYLVKYVTEKIGKFDSKAFGAAMKGLTLTPDKAPGMLMEASWDQNGDIDRASFLAEIVDGKQKIVETLPKLKGGKGE from the coding sequence ATGAGGCATGTTGCAAAGCCGGTCGGCATCGCGATCGCGGCGGCAATCTGGGCGGGCGCGGCCTGCGCACAGACCACGGTCTACATCCCCGACGTCGTCGAACTGTCGGGCCCAGGTGCGGTATCCGGCACCAATTGGCGCGACGGCGTCGCGCTGGCAGTCGACGAGATCAACGCCGCCGGCGGCATTTTCGGCCGCAAGATCCAGACCGAGCATCTCGACACCCAGAGCAATCCCGGCGTCTCGCGTGCGCAAGTGCAGAAGGTCCTGGACAGGGACCCCTACGTCGTGCTCGGGCCGATCTACTCCGGCTCGGTCAAGGTCAACATGGCGCTGACGCAGGCGGCCGAGATCCCGCAGATCGTCGGCGCGGAAGCGGCCGACATCACCACGCAAGGCAACCCCTGGGTGTTCCGCACCGCCTTCGGTCAGCAGTTCTCCATGCCGAAGATCGCCAATTATTTGCACGACAAGCTCAGGGTGAAGTCGGTCGCGGTGGTCTGGGTCAACAATGATTTCGGTAAGGGCGGCCGCGACAACTTCGTGAAGGAGATGAAGGCGCGCAGCATCGAGATCGCCGCCGACATCTCCACCGAGCAGGGCCAGGTCGATTTCGGCTCCGACGTGATCAAGCTGAAGAACGCCAAGGCCGACGCGGTCTTCGTCTATACCAACGAAGAGGAAAGCGCCCGCTTCCTGATCGAGGCGAAGCGGCAGGGCCTATCGACGCCGCTGTTCGGCGAGACCACGCTTCTGAGCCAGAAGGTGGTCGAGCTCGCCGGCCCCGCCGCCAACGGCGTGCGCGGCCATGTCGGCTTAAGCGCCGATGCGCCGGTGCCGGCGATCCAGGAATTCGCCAGGAAGTTCAGCGCGCGCTACAAATATTGGCCCGACCATAACGGCATCAAGGGCTACACCGCCGTCTACCTCGTCAAATACGTCACCGAGAAGATCGGCAAGTTCGACAGCAAGGCGTTCGGCGCCGCGATGAAAGGCCTGACGCTGACGCCCGACAAGGCTCCCGGCATGCTGATGGAGGCAAGCTGGGACCAGAACGGCGACATCGACCGCGCGAGCTTTTTAGCCGAGATCGTCGACGGCAAGCAGAAGATCGTCGAGACGCTGCCGAAGCTGAAGGGCGGCAAGGGGGAGTGA